A region from the Natronomonas salsuginis genome encodes:
- a CDS encoding CbiX/SirB N-terminal domain-containing protein, whose translation MQALVIVAHGSHLNPDASTPTYDHADTIRETGVFDEVRTGFWKEEPSFREVLRTVESDEVYVVPLFISEGYFTEEVIPRELRLDGWDLDEWDSDGTSATHATFEATDVGKTVHYCGPVGTHDAMSDVIVRRAESVTGDPDVGPGFALAVVGHGTERNENSAKAVHLHADRIADMDRFEEVKALFMDEDPEIDDVTEFFETTDVVVVPLFVADGYHTQEDIPEDMGLTDDYRTGWETPAEVDGHRIWYAGAVGTEALTADVVIERAADAGADVGSAIEDVRRRTGEATPDTEAGAGD comes from the coding sequence ATGCAAGCGCTCGTTATCGTCGCCCACGGATCCCATCTGAACCCCGACGCGAGTACCCCGACGTACGATCACGCCGACACGATTCGGGAGACCGGCGTCTTCGACGAGGTACGGACGGGCTTTTGGAAGGAGGAGCCGTCCTTTCGCGAGGTGCTTCGAACGGTCGAGAGCGACGAGGTGTACGTCGTCCCGCTTTTCATCTCGGAGGGCTACTTCACCGAGGAGGTGATCCCCCGCGAACTCCGGCTCGACGGGTGGGACCTCGACGAGTGGGACTCCGACGGCACGAGCGCGACCCACGCCACCTTCGAGGCGACGGACGTCGGCAAGACGGTCCACTACTGCGGGCCAGTCGGCACCCACGACGCGATGAGCGACGTGATCGTCCGGCGCGCCGAGAGTGTGACCGGTGATCCGGACGTCGGCCCCGGCTTCGCGCTGGCGGTCGTCGGGCACGGCACCGAGCGCAACGAGAACTCCGCGAAAGCGGTCCACCTCCACGCCGACCGGATCGCGGATATGGATCGCTTCGAGGAAGTGAAGGCGCTGTTCATGGACGAGGATCCCGAGATCGACGATGTGACCGAGTTCTTCGAGACGACGGACGTCGTCGTCGTCCCGCTGTTCGTGGCCGACGGCTACCACACCCAGGAGGACATCCCCGAGGATATGGGGCTGACCGACGACTACCGGACCGGCTGGGAGACGCCAGCCGAGGTCGACGGCCACCGGATCTGGTACGCCGGCGCGGTCGGCACCGAGGCGCTGACCGCCGACGTCGTCATCGAGCGGGCGGCCGACGCCGGGGCGGACGTCGGAAGCGCGATCGAGGACGTCCGCCGTCGGACCGGCGAGGCGACGCCCGACACCGAAGCGGGGGCGGGTGACTGA
- a CDS encoding helix-turn-helix transcriptional regulator, which produces MSTAAEADLSDVEREGLELIRTTGGIHQSDFWKELDVDSRKGSRILDKLEDLGLVERSETVYEGHNTYHITPILDPRDLDFSLLMAGDLLSPFVGDEEIDPQSDAFSQWVMTLAYEEY; this is translated from the coding sequence ATGAGTACCGCCGCCGAAGCCGATCTCTCGGACGTAGAGCGCGAAGGGCTGGAACTGATACGGACGACCGGTGGCATCCACCAGAGCGACTTCTGGAAGGAACTCGACGTCGATTCGCGGAAGGGGAGCCGGATACTCGACAAACTCGAGGATCTTGGGCTCGTCGAGCGAAGCGAAACCGTCTACGAGGGCCACAACACCTACCACATCACGCCCATCCTCGATCCGCGCGATCTGGATTTCTCGCTTTTAATGGCCGGTGATCTGCTCTCCCCGTTCGTCGGCGACGAGGAGATCGATCCCCAAAGCGACGCGTTCTCCCAGTGGGTCATGACGCTGGCGTACGAGGAGTACTGA
- a CDS encoding GIY-YIG nuclease family protein: MAGRCSSSASTGSPADTVSYYTPSAQPSAVTGGTYTLCIDLRWPVTIEIGALGEHRLPAGTYAYTGSAFGTGGFSRVDRHYDLAAGKNETRHWHIDYLLGHDAATVAGDVRTPEADVECAVADQLPPSPVPGFGASDCDCSTHLAYDEDGDRLREAVASAHRRAKAGE, from the coding sequence ATGGCGGGTCGCTGCTCGTCGTCCGCTTCGACCGGATCGCCGGCCGACACCGTCAGCTACTACACGCCGTCGGCGCAACCGTCGGCCGTGACTGGCGGTACCTACACACTCTGTATCGACCTGCGCTGGCCCGTGACAATCGAGATTGGCGCACTCGGGGAACACCGGCTCCCGGCCGGCACATACGCCTACACCGGCAGCGCATTCGGAACCGGCGGCTTCAGTCGCGTCGATCGTCACTACGATCTCGCGGCCGGAAAAAACGAGACGCGTCACTGGCACATAGACTACCTGCTCGGGCACGACGCCGCCACGGTCGCCGGGGACGTTCGGACGCCGGAAGCGGACGTCGAATGTGCCGTCGCGGACCAGCTACCGCCGTCACCGGTCCCGGGATTCGGCGCGTCCGACTGCGACTGTTCGACACATCTCGCCTATGATGAGGACGGGGATCGGCTTCGCGAGGCCGTCGCGTCGGCGCATCGTCGCGCGAAGGCGGGCGAGTGA
- a CDS encoding DUF7475 family protein, with product MSRKVSEDQAAGTGDSPLDFDPVEMAFLLFTLALAGIHLYLGLFDPTVAGDRSVQFLLIGAAFLAGFVARITPYWHPTLYLLGAAFAVGLGVLWLLGGTDQFTLGIATGAVASAFIVVALYLFVRDESRSVRR from the coding sequence ATGTCTCGCAAGGTGTCCGAGGATCAGGCGGCCGGTACCGGCGATTCGCCACTCGACTTCGATCCGGTCGAAATGGCGTTTTTGCTCTTCACGCTGGCGCTCGCCGGTATACACCTCTATCTTGGGCTCTTTGATCCGACGGTGGCGGGTGACCGGAGCGTGCAGTTTCTCCTCATCGGCGCGGCGTTTCTCGCCGGCTTCGTCGCCCGAATAACGCCGTACTGGCATCCAACGCTGTATCTGCTGGGTGCCGCGTTCGCGGTCGGCCTCGGTGTCCTCTGGCTCCTCGGTGGCACCGACCAGTTCACCCTCGGTATCGCAACCGGGGCGGTGGCGAGCGCGTTCATCGTGGTGGCGCTGTATCTGTTCGTTCGCGACGAATCTCGCTCCGTTCGGCGGTGA
- a CDS encoding DR2241 family protein: MNDEQLDALVMAAESGVACDGLIVEREADGYRFETPDATHTGLSEPELRTIASENPWFVSNWHVWNRTDRPDTERAFLRHLEGADERSVPARYETFADGAVVASWGQLRIDIGLASDGNRTYTVRNEADGDRRPESLDVLTDPLDARELIKTDDRGRYRPLKTAPTLPTGWAFVDLDGRSLAETVEYVYPATIANWYLERRGELDVSNWRETMERQSGIYGVIKTWDRGEGHEHVEWVAEACCADSQCLKRREWQYDDDTDLAVDGGDGQFPCREPCSLVVTAARKWTQLEAERERTYEFDLTPSEKAQIEAIIDAVADGEADDIREADIYEGANRYRTRFLRAKRFDEEGRLCGVPTGED; encoded by the coding sequence GTGAACGACGAACAACTCGATGCCCTGGTGATGGCCGCCGAGTCGGGCGTCGCGTGCGACGGCTTGATCGTCGAGCGCGAGGCCGACGGCTATCGATTCGAGACGCCGGATGCGACACACACCGGGCTCTCTGAACCCGAACTTCGGACGATCGCGTCGGAGAACCCGTGGTTCGTCTCGAACTGGCACGTCTGGAACCGAACCGACCGGCCGGACACCGAGCGGGCGTTTCTCAGACATCTCGAGGGGGCGGACGAACGTTCCGTCCCGGCGCGTTACGAGACGTTCGCCGACGGCGCAGTCGTCGCGTCGTGGGGGCAACTCCGGATCGATATCGGCCTCGCGTCGGATGGGAACCGAACCTACACCGTCCGAAATGAGGCCGACGGCGACCGGCGACCGGAGTCGCTCGACGTGTTGACCGATCCGCTCGACGCACGAGAACTCATCAAAACCGACGATCGGGGGCGATACCGGCCGCTGAAAACCGCGCCAACGCTGCCCACTGGGTGGGCGTTCGTCGACCTCGATGGTCGCTCGCTCGCCGAGACCGTCGAGTACGTCTACCCCGCGACGATCGCCAACTGGTATCTCGAACGGCGGGGGGAGTTGGATGTGAGTAACTGGCGCGAGACGATGGAACGACAAAGCGGCATCTACGGCGTGATCAAGACCTGGGACCGCGGCGAGGGCCACGAACACGTCGAGTGGGTCGCCGAAGCCTGCTGTGCGGACAGTCAGTGTCTCAAGCGCCGCGAGTGGCAGTACGACGACGACACCGATCTCGCGGTCGACGGTGGCGACGGGCAGTTCCCCTGCCGCGAACCGTGTTCGCTCGTCGTCACCGCGGCGCGCAAGTGGACGCAGCTCGAGGCCGAACGGGAGCGGACCTACGAGTTCGATCTGACGCCGAGCGAGAAAGCGCAGATCGAGGCGATCATCGACGCGGTCGCCGACGGCGAGGCAGACGATATCCGCGAGGCGGACATCTACGAGGGTGCCAATCGCTACCGGACGAGGTTCCTCCGAGCGAAGCGATTCGACGAGGAGGGGCGGCTGTGCGGCGTTCCGACCGGCGAGGACTAA
- a CDS encoding DUF7523 family protein — MTVAAETRAAVREHPFLHTALRANIVNYTAAARFLGVGDIEAVAAALRRYAEELDALERTTRRVSVSMKSGVESVDEDSGEEANGGLLSIGDRTFVDDGGDLTAIVAVGKVELPDLEVVLGRLRTAEINAIAAAGTDGHVAVVVERRAGPDAVRLVEDALSNP; from the coding sequence ATGACCGTCGCCGCCGAGACGCGGGCCGCCGTCCGCGAACACCCGTTCTTACACACTGCACTCAGAGCGAACATCGTCAACTACACCGCCGCGGCGCGATTTCTCGGCGTCGGCGATATCGAAGCCGTCGCGGCTGCCCTCCGTCGGTACGCGGAGGAACTCGACGCGCTCGAACGAACGACGCGACGCGTCAGCGTCTCGATGAAATCCGGGGTCGAGAGCGTCGACGAGGACAGCGGTGAGGAAGCGAACGGCGGGTTGCTGTCGATCGGCGATCGGACCTTCGTCGATGACGGCGGCGATCTGACGGCGATCGTCGCGGTCGGTAAGGTCGAACTCCCAGACCTCGAAGTGGTGTTGGGTCGCCTTCGAACGGCCGAAATCAACGCTATCGCGGCCGCCGGCACCGACGGCCACGTCGCAGTCGTCGTCGAGCGGCGGGCGGGACCGGACGCCGTCCGCCTCGTCGAGGACGCACTTTCGAACCCGTAA
- a CDS encoding methytransferase partner Trm112, producing MKETLLDILCCPLDKAELELEVIREDDEEILEGRLICTECGEEYPIEDGIPNLLPPDMRDEATA from the coding sequence ATGAAGGAGACGCTTTTGGACATTCTGTGCTGCCCCCTGGACAAGGCCGAACTCGAACTCGAAGTCATCCGCGAGGACGACGAAGAGATCCTCGAGGGGCGGCTCATCTGCACCGAGTGCGGCGAGGAGTACCCGATCGAGGACGGCATCCCGAATCTCCTCCCGCCGGACATGCGCGACGAGGCGACGGCGTAG
- the cysS gene encoding cysteine--tRNA ligase, which yields MTLRLSNTLSGEREAFEPADPDDVLLYYCGLTVSDYAHLGHARTWVHVDVIHRWLEHLGYGVRHVENITDVNEKIVARIGERRDGETFGNDESAVARTFIGQLLADMRSLNLERAEVYPRVSEHIPEIIELIETLEDRGYAYESNGSVYFDVTEFPNYGKLSNQSIEDVEAQGIEEERSEKRHPSDFALWKADGVSESAVAEHRRDDREYDCDAPEGETWDSPWGEGRPGWHIECSAMSMTHLDSSIDIHMGGRDLVFPHHENEIAQSEAATGERFARYWLHADLFQMGDEKMSSSLGNFIPVGEAVERFGVNPLRMFFVSASYNSTQTYSEAAIEEALERWDRLETAYDRIVAAADGPDARTKVKSPLCEAVDEARAAFTDAMNDDFNTRKALAALFDLAAAANRHLDEADEYDYRGLRRSIEAFEAFGGDVLGFDFDGGAEGEATLAGELVELVLELRAREREQGNYDRADDLRDDLEALGVEVQDTDDGPTYRL from the coding sequence ATGACGCTCCGTCTGTCGAACACGCTCTCGGGCGAACGTGAGGCGTTCGAACCGGCCGACCCCGACGACGTTCTCCTCTACTACTGCGGCCTGACGGTGTCGGATTACGCCCACCTCGGCCACGCTCGGACGTGGGTCCACGTCGACGTGATCCACCGCTGGCTCGAACACCTCGGCTACGGCGTCCGACACGTCGAGAACATCACCGACGTGAACGAGAAGATCGTCGCTCGCATCGGCGAGCGCCGCGACGGCGAAACGTTCGGCAACGACGAATCGGCCGTCGCTCGCACGTTCATCGGGCAGTTGCTCGCGGACATGCGATCGCTCAATCTCGAGCGCGCCGAGGTGTACCCCCGCGTCTCCGAGCACATTCCCGAGATCATCGAGCTCATAGAGACGCTCGAAGACCGCGGGTACGCCTACGAGTCGAACGGCTCCGTCTACTTCGACGTGACGGAGTTCCCCAACTACGGGAAGCTCTCGAACCAGTCGATCGAGGACGTCGAGGCCCAAGGCATCGAGGAAGAGCGCTCCGAGAAGCGCCACCCGTCCGATTTCGCCCTGTGGAAGGCCGACGGCGTCTCCGAGAGCGCGGTCGCCGAGCACCGACGTGACGACCGCGAGTACGACTGCGACGCGCCCGAGGGCGAGACCTGGGACTCGCCGTGGGGCGAAGGTCGCCCGGGGTGGCACATCGAGTGTTCGGCGATGTCGATGACGCACCTCGACAGTTCGATCGACATCCACATGGGCGGCCGCGATCTCGTCTTCCCGCACCACGAAAACGAGATCGCTCAGAGCGAGGCGGCGACCGGCGAGCGGTTCGCCCGGTACTGGCTGCACGCCGATCTCTTCCAGATGGGTGACGAGAAGATGTCCTCGAGCCTCGGGAACTTCATCCCCGTCGGCGAGGCCGTCGAGCGCTTCGGCGTCAACCCGCTCCGGATGTTCTTCGTTTCAGCCTCGTACAACTCGACGCAGACCTACAGCGAGGCCGCGATCGAGGAGGCGCTCGAACGGTGGGACAGACTCGAGACGGCCTACGACCGGATCGTCGCCGCGGCCGACGGCCCCGACGCCCGAACGAAGGTCAAATCGCCACTCTGCGAGGCCGTCGACGAGGCGCGAGCGGCGTTCACCGACGCGATGAACGACGATTTCAACACGCGAAAGGCGCTGGCGGCGCTGTTCGATCTCGCCGCCGCGGCGAACCGCCACCTCGACGAGGCCGACGAGTACGACTACCGTGGGCTCCGGCGATCGATCGAGGCGTTCGAGGCGTTCGGCGGGGACGTCCTCGGCTTCGATTTCGACGGGGGCGCGGAGGGAGAGGCGACGCTCGCGGGTGAACTCGTCGAATTGGTGCTCGAACTCAGAGCGCGCGAGCGCGAGCAGGGCAACTACGACCGTGCCGACGACCTCCGCGACGATCTCGAAGCCCTCGGCGTCGAGGTCCAAGACACCGACGACGGCCCGACGTATCGGCTCTGA
- a CDS encoding DUF7524 family protein: MTDSLAVAVNRDGLHTLAVPTEFEASGPFAVRVHNHGEAAHVHLNLDDRLSEIARIGATNHYVEAGESRSITVETREPSRWPSDTIRGKLKVVVGHGQETHYVDVTVDRTAANGTVRVDPELGKPNRDSEPELPPLAKLVPVVALGSVALVLAVGAVFTGGGIDVVIGGLSIVAAACCAAAAYYLLG, encoded by the coding sequence GTGACGGATTCGCTCGCCGTCGCGGTCAACCGTGACGGGCTACACACGCTCGCCGTCCCGACGGAGTTCGAAGCCAGCGGCCCGTTCGCCGTCAGGGTACACAACCACGGCGAGGCGGCACACGTCCATCTCAACCTCGACGACCGACTCTCGGAGATCGCCCGGATCGGGGCGACGAACCACTACGTCGAAGCCGGTGAGAGCCGCAGTATAACTGTCGAGACGAGAGAGCCGTCTAGATGGCCCAGCGATACGATCCGCGGCAAGCTCAAAGTCGTCGTCGGTCACGGCCAGGAGACGCACTACGTGGACGTGACGGTCGACCGGACGGCCGCGAACGGAACGGTCCGCGTCGATCCAGAACTCGGCAAACCGAACCGCGACTCAGAGCCGGAGCTACCGCCGTTGGCCAAACTCGTCCCGGTCGTCGCGCTCGGCAGCGTCGCGCTCGTCCTCGCCGTCGGCGCGGTGTTCACCGGCGGCGGCATCGACGTCGTCATCGGGGGATTGTCGATCGTCGCCGCCGCCTGTTGTGCGGCGGCCGCGTACTACCTGCTCGGTTAG
- a CDS encoding DMT family transporter, giving the protein MLDVLEARTPPTVALAVAVVAVSTSAILVRWSDAPSVVLALYRVLLTTLLVAPFAFTRYRGAFSAFDRRDVLVATLTGAALAIHFAAYFESLAWTSVAASVTLVQSQPLFVAVGAAAFLHERIGTRKALGIAVAIAGMVAMSAGEFLAGAAVAGSRPLYGNGLAVLGAFMAAVYVLAGRSLRQRVAVVPYVLVVYTACALTLFAVAVAQDLPLTGYGRREWLLFFALAVGPGLFGHTVINWALEHVESSVVSVSLLGEPVGATILALLLLSETPGSATVAGGLVVLAGIYVTAAARA; this is encoded by the coding sequence GTGCTCGATGTTCTCGAAGCGCGAACGCCACCGACGGTCGCGCTGGCCGTCGCCGTGGTGGCCGTCTCGACGAGCGCGATCCTCGTCCGCTGGAGCGACGCGCCGTCGGTCGTGTTGGCCCTCTACCGCGTCCTCCTGACGACGCTTCTCGTCGCCCCGTTCGCGTTCACGAGATACCGCGGGGCGTTCTCGGCGTTCGACCGACGGGATGTCCTCGTCGCGACGCTGACCGGCGCGGCCCTCGCGATTCACTTCGCGGCGTACTTCGAGAGCCTCGCGTGGACGAGCGTCGCCGCGAGCGTCACGCTGGTGCAGTCGCAGCCGCTTTTTGTCGCCGTCGGCGCGGCGGCGTTTTTGCACGAGCGAATCGGGACGCGAAAGGCGCTCGGCATCGCGGTCGCCATCGCCGGCATGGTCGCGATGTCGGCCGGAGAGTTTCTCGCCGGCGCGGCGGTGGCGGGGTCCCGGCCGCTCTACGGCAACGGACTCGCCGTCCTCGGGGCGTTCATGGCGGCCGTGTACGTGCTCGCGGGGCGATCGCTCCGCCAGCGCGTCGCCGTCGTTCCGTACGTTCTCGTAGTCTACACCGCCTGCGCGCTCACGCTTTTCGCCGTTGCGGTCGCACAGGACCTCCCGTTGACCGGCTACGGCCGTCGCGAGTGGCTCCTGTTTTTCGCCCTCGCGGTCGGTCCGGGACTGTTCGGTCACACCGTGATCAACTGGGCGCTCGAACACGTCGAGTCCTCGGTGGTCAGCGTCTCGTTGTTAGGCGAACCCGTCGGGGCGACGATCCTCGCGTTGCTCTTGCTGAGCGAAACGCCCGGCTCAGCGACGGTCGCCGGCGGACTCGTCGTCCTCGCGGGGATCTACGTGACGGCCGCAGCGCGCGCCTAG
- a CDS encoding 3-hydroxyacyl-CoA dehydrogenase NAD-binding domain-containing protein, with protein sequence MSMDDIGHVAVLGAGNMGHGITEVVALAGYDVAMRDVETEFVNEGYENIEWSLKKLHESGRLEELPDEVLARIETTVDLEAAVSDADLVIEAAPEDLDLKREIFADLDEYAPDGAILASNTSSLPITDIAAATDRPESVVGTHFFNPPVKMDLVEVIYGERTSEETAETAQAFVESIDKTPIYVRKDVHGFVVNNVLGPLGEEAAWMVSEGVAEIREADATMVHERGYPMGPFELGDLTGIDVSYRVRAEAGRPVPPILESKVGAGELGRKTGKGYYDYENGDGVDYTPEDASEDFDWLRIEARILNEAAKLIDDDVATPEAIDTGLRLGAGFPEGPCRRADEVGLDAVLEKLDELYEAYGEDRYEASPYLHDLVEAGRTGKTTGAGFYQYAETDGGTDADESGVFHEIEVGDTDVTDGRTITEADVANFAGVSGDFNHIHMDEERMRESIFGERIAHGMLVLSAATGLIWQYRSIEMRDSVVAFYGLDDLRFRKPVYIGDTIHVEMEVVETTPRPEGAGNGTVTFALEIKNQRDEVVISCEMTSLLE encoded by the coding sequence ATGTCCATGGATGACATCGGCCACGTGGCCGTTCTGGGGGCTGGAAATATGGGCCACGGGATCACCGAAGTCGTCGCGCTCGCGGGGTACGACGTGGCGATGCGTGACGTCGAGACGGAGTTCGTGAACGAAGGGTACGAGAACATCGAATGGTCACTAAAGAAGCTCCACGAGAGCGGCCGGCTCGAGGAATTGCCGGACGAGGTGTTGGCGCGGATCGAGACGACGGTCGATCTCGAAGCCGCGGTTTCGGACGCCGATCTCGTCATCGAGGCCGCGCCCGAGGATCTCGATCTCAAACGCGAGATCTTCGCCGATCTCGACGAGTACGCCCCCGACGGGGCGATCTTGGCATCGAACACCTCCTCGCTCCCGATCACCGACATCGCCGCTGCGACCGATCGCCCCGAGTCGGTCGTCGGGACGCACTTTTTCAACCCGCCCGTGAAGATGGATCTCGTCGAGGTCATCTACGGCGAGCGCACGTCGGAGGAGACGGCCGAAACCGCCCAGGCGTTCGTCGAATCGATCGACAAGACGCCGATCTACGTCCGAAAGGATGTCCACGGGTTTGTCGTCAACAACGTGCTCGGCCCCCTCGGCGAGGAGGCGGCCTGGATGGTCAGCGAGGGTGTCGCCGAGATTCGCGAGGCCGACGCCACGATGGTCCACGAGCGAGGCTACCCGATGGGACCGTTCGAACTCGGCGATCTCACCGGGATCGACGTCAGCTACCGGGTTCGCGCCGAGGCCGGTCGCCCCGTCCCGCCGATCCTCGAATCGAAGGTGGGCGCGGGCGAACTCGGCAGAAAGACCGGTAAGGGGTACTACGACTACGAGAACGGCGACGGCGTCGATTACACCCCCGAAGACGCGTCGGAGGACTTCGACTGGCTCCGCATCGAGGCGCGGATCCTCAACGAGGCGGCCAAGCTGATCGACGACGACGTGGCGACCCCCGAGGCGATCGATACCGGGCTCAGACTCGGTGCCGGCTTCCCCGAGGGGCCGTGTCGGCGCGCCGACGAGGTCGGCCTTGACGCTGTGCTCGAGAAACTCGACGAACTGTACGAGGCGTACGGCGAGGATCGCTACGAGGCCTCGCCGTACCTTCACGACCTCGTCGAGGCGGGGCGAACTGGCAAGACGACCGGCGCGGGCTTTTATCAGTACGCCGAGACGGACGGCGGTACCGACGCCGACGAGAGCGGCGTCTTCCACGAAATCGAGGTCGGCGACACCGACGTCACCGACGGTCGGACGATCACGGAAGCCGACGTGGCGAACTTCGCGGGCGTCTCGGGGGACTTCAATCACATCCACATGGACGAAGAGCGGATGCGCGAGTCGATCTTCGGCGAGCGCATCGCCCACGGGATGCTCGTGTTGAGCGCCGCGACGGGGCTCATCTGGCAGTACCGCTCGATCGAAATGCGCGATTCGGTCGTGGCCTTTTACGGCCTCGACGACCTTCGGTTCCGAAAACCGGTGTATATCGGGGACACGATCCACGTCGAGATGGAAGTCGTCGAGACGACGCCTCGGCCGGAGGGGGCCGGAAACGGGACCGTCACGTTCGCCCTCGAGATCAAAAACCAGCGCGACGAGGTCGTCATCTCCTGTGAGATGACCTCGCTGTTGGAGTAG
- a CDS encoding SRPBCC family protein, with product MATYRRETRIQAPFDEVWGFHSTTDGLEALTPDFMRLEVERVTGPDGDADPDELDAGSRIELSIQPFGIGPRQRMVSVITERTLDDEAGMFRDAMEVGPFASWDHTHQFFADGDETVLVDRVEYSLPGGRVGRALSPLGRIGLAPMFRGRHRTTKRLLE from the coding sequence ATGGCCACGTATCGCCGCGAGACACGTATTCAGGCTCCGTTCGATGAGGTGTGGGGGTTTCACTCGACGACAGATGGTCTCGAGGCGCTGACTCCGGATTTCATGCGTCTCGAAGTCGAACGTGTGACCGGACCGGACGGCGACGCCGATCCCGATGAGCTCGACGCCGGCTCCAGAATCGAACTCTCGATCCAACCCTTCGGGATCGGTCCGAGACAGCGGATGGTTTCGGTCATCACCGAGCGAACGCTCGATGACGAAGCCGGGATGTTTCGCGACGCGATGGAGGTGGGGCCGTTCGCCTCGTGGGATCACACACATCAGTTCTTCGCCGACGGAGACGAGACGGTGCTTGTCGATCGGGTCGAGTACAGCCTCCCCGGCGGGCGGGTCGGCCGGGCGCTCTCGCCGCTCGGACGGATCGGTCTCGCCCCGATGTTTCGCGGCCGCCATCGGACGACGAAGCGACTCTTGGAGTAA
- the lrpA1 gene encoding HTH-type transcriptional regulator LrpA1 → MSVETEDRILAVLEDDAQASYTEIAERANVSKPTARKYIQKLESEGVIVGYSADIDPKKLAGTSIAMVGIDVASERYVEVTGKLKQLDAVESLYTSSGDHMLMAEVRAADGDKVGEIIRDGILSIEGVEAAHPSFLQERLK, encoded by the coding sequence ATGAGCGTGGAGACGGAGGATCGGATTCTCGCCGTCCTCGAGGACGATGCCCAGGCTTCGTACACCGAGATCGCAGAACGAGCAAACGTATCGAAACCGACAGCCAGAAAATACATCCAAAAGCTCGAATCCGAGGGTGTGATCGTCGGCTACTCGGCGGACATCGACCCGAAAAAGCTTGCCGGCACATCGATCGCGATGGTCGGCATCGACGTCGCGAGCGAACGTTACGTCGAGGTCACCGGGAAGCTGAAACAGCTCGACGCCGTCGAATCGCTGTACACCTCCAGCGGCGACCACATGCTGATGGCCGAAGTCCGGGCCGCGGACGGCGATAAAGTGGGTGAGATCATCCGGGACGGGATCCTCTCGATCGAGGGCGTCGAAGCGGCCCATCCGTCTTTCCTTCAAGAACGGCTCAAATAA